The Solanum lycopersicum chromosome 6, SLM_r2.1 genome has a window encoding:
- the LOC101244383 gene encoding protein DELETION OF SUV3 SUPPRESSOR 1(I) yields MATEQPKPATVDVKMDLFEDDDEFEEFDIDQEWESKKEGKEATQQWEDDWDDDDVNDDFSLQLKRELESNTEKK; encoded by the exons ATGGCAACCGAACAACCAAAACCAGCAACTGTAGATGTGAAAATGGATCTGTTTGAGGACGATGACGAATTTGAAGAGTTTGACATTGATCAAG AGTGGGAGTCGAAAAAGGAAGGGAAAGAAGCTACCCAGCAGTGGGAAGATGATTGGGATGATGATGATGTCAATGATGATTTCTCTTTACAACTGAAAAGGGAACTGGAAAGCAACACGGAGAAGAAATAA
- the LOC101266948 gene encoding uncharacterized protein, which translates to MPGPGPHMMYTLGSGLGLMSVSNGRFSPHHCVTYSINAFFGPDIGSFSEWLTSTLGLGSALGYAIEPWIHDPFYHILILGIPMSMLYSALSKFLLKKGLLDSISGVPLTRKQCLFLVAAGSLSHFFLDHLFEENGKSTMYTWILSTGWWEGRAPINLDAVVVVCILCSCLIADFIYINRVKPLKLLKLRVINSVKLILVIASLYCLWCATQIYLVQPRRPAVGEEADLGVLVFMTIYFFLPHWLCIQSMNSRDPQDLLPL; encoded by the exons ATGCCAGGGCCGGGACCGCATATGATGTATACATTGGGTTCAGGATTAGGATTGATGAGTGTATCTAATGGCCGGTTTAGTCCTCATCACTGCGTTACCTATTCCATCAACGCTTTCTTTGGACCGGACATTGGATCTTTCTCTGAGTGGCTTACATCAACCCTTGGGTTAGGAAGTGCTTTGGGTTATGCAATTGAGCCCTGGATCCATGACCCCTTTTATCATATACTTATTCTTGGTATCCCCATGTCCATGCTTTACAGCGCTCTCTCCAAATTTCTCCTAAAGAAGGGATTGCTCGATTCCATTTCAGGG GTTCCGCTTACAAGGAAACAGTGTCTTTTCCTGGTGGCTGCTGGCTCTTTGTCACATTTTTTCTTGGACCATTTGTTTGAG GAAAATGGGAAGTCTACTATGTACACTTGGATATTGAGCACAGGTTGGTGGGAAGGGCGCGCACCAATCAATCTCGATGCTGTTGTTGTGGTTTGCATTCTATGTAGCTGCTTGATTGCTGACTTTATATACATAAACAG AGTGAAGCCGCTCAAACTGCTCAAACTACGAGTTATCAACTCTGTCAAACTGATCTTGGTAATTGCTTCCTTATACTGTTTATGGTGTGCAACCCAAATATACTTGGTTCAACCTCGTCGGCCAGCAGTTGGTGAAGAGGCTGATCTTGGAGTTCTTGTGTTTAtgacaatatattttttcctcCCTCATTGGCTATGCATTCAGTCCATGAACTCAAGAGATCCCCAAGATCTTTTGCCCTTATGA
- the LOC104648037 gene encoding uncharacterized protein, with amino-acid sequence MAGSEFPHAYPQTPSIDTSETLFQRRSRCFCFPSFRSPNQLTKYVKFDWWHRLRSGAVKEGSVWAKGINALKKLREWSEIVAGPRWKTFIRRFHRNKSGNRNAKFQYDPLSYSLNFDEGRGNNGEEEEELVLRNFSTRYASIPASSNLGKDGPSFV; translated from the coding sequence ATGGCAGGTTCTGAATTTCCTCACGCATATCCACAAACGCCAAGTATCGATACTTCCGAAACGCTATTTCAACGACGTAGCCGTTGTTTCTGCTTCCCATCTTTCCGTTCTCCGAATCAATTAACAAAATACGTTAAGTTTGACTGGTGGCATAGGTTACGTAGCGGTGCGGTTAAGGAGGGATCTGTATGGGCTAAAGGAATCAACGCTTTGAAGAAGCTTCGTGAATGGTCGGAGATCGTCGCCGGACCTAGATGGAAGACTTTCATCCGTCGGTTCCATCGGAACAAAAGCGGTAATAGGAATGCGAAATTCCAATACGATCCTTTGAGTTACTCACTGAACTTCGATGAAGGACGAGGGAATAACGGAGAAGAGGAGGAGGAATTGGTACTTCGGAATTTCTCGACGAGATACGCATCGATTCCGGCGTCTAGTAACTTGGGCAAAGATGGGCCCAGTTTCGTTTGA
- the std1 gene encoding bidirectional sugar transporter SWEET5 gives MADPDTTRTVVGIIGNVISFFLFLSPGPTFVQILKAKSVMEFKPDPYIATVLNCAVWVFYGMPFVHPDSLLVITINGFGLAIELLYVSIFFIYSDWSKRQKIIIALVIEAIFMAILIFVTLTFLHGTKDRSMLIGIVAIVFNIIMYTSPLTVMKKVITTKSVKYMPFYLSLANFANGIVWACYALLKFDPYILIPNGLGSLSGLVQLILFAAFYRTTNWDEDEKEVELSTSKSNKSDV, from the exons atggcAGATCCAGACACCACTAGGACGGTTGTAGGAATCATTGGTAATGTcatatctttcttcctcttcttgTCCCCAGG GCCAACATTTGTCCAGATTTTGAAAGCAAAGTCAGTGATGGAATTCAAGCCAGATCCTTATATAGCAACAGTTTTGAATTGTGCAGTTTGGGTGTTTTATGGCATGCCATTTGTTCACCCTGACAGTCTTCTTGTCATCACCATTAACGGATTTGGTCTTGCTATTGAGTTACTCTACGTCTCAATCTTCTTCATCTACTCCGATTGGTCTAAGCGA CAAAAGATCATAATTGCTTTGGTTATTGAAGCAATCTTCATGGCAATCCTCATCTTTGTTACATTAACATTCCTCCATGGAACCAAGGATAGATCAATGCTTATCGGGATTGTGGCTATAGTCTTCAATATCATCATGTACACCTCACCACTGACCGTCATG AAGAAGGTGATCACCACCAAGAGTGTAAAATACATGCCATTTTACTTGTCACTAGCAAACTTTGCTAATGGCATTGTTTGGGCATGCTATGCACTCCTCAAATTTGATCCTTATATCCTG ATCCCCAATGGATTGGGTTCATTGTCTGGATTAGTGCAGTTGATCCTCTTTGCAGCATTTTACCGCACAACAAATTGGGATGAGGATGAGAAAGAAGTTGAACTAAGTACTTCCAAATCCAACAAGTCAGATGtctga
- the LOC101257779 gene encoding serine/threonine-protein kinase 52 produces MEKGSDGFVRADQIDLKSLDEQLERHLIRARTMDKDKNKKKPQDDSSINYNISIATVANHPTTPNPNPNLSLFSSSVPRQRYEWEIDPSKLIIKTVLARGTFGTVHRGVYDGQDVAVKLLDWGEEGHRTEAEIASLRAAFTQEVSVWHKLDHPNVTKFIGATMGASGLNIQTENGHIGMPSNICCVVVEYLPGGALKSYLIKNRRKKLAFKVVVQIALDLARGLSYLHTQKIVHRDVKTENMLLDKTRTVKIADFGVARVEASNPNDMTGETGTLGYMAPEVLNGNPYNRKCDVYSFGICLWEIYCCDMPYPDLSFSEVTSAVVRQNLRPEIPRCCPSSLANVMKRCWDANPDKRPEMDEVVSMIEAIDTSKGGGMIPVDQQQGCFCFRKHRGP; encoded by the exons ATGGAGAAGGGCAGTGATGGGTTTGTGAGAGCAGATCAGATTGATTTGAAGAGCTTGGATGAACAACTTGAAAGGCATCTTATCAGAGCAAGAACTATGGACAAGgataagaataagaagaaaccACAAGATGATTCTTCCATTAACTACAACATTTCTATTGCTACAGTGGCCAACCACCCCACCACCCCCAACCCCAACCCCAACCTCTCTCTGTTTAGCTCATCTGTTCCTAGGCAAAGATATGAGTGGGAAATTGACCCTTCAAAGCTCATCATCAAAACTGTTCTTGCTCGTGGAACCTTTGGTACTGTCCACCGTGGCGTTTATGATGGTCAAGATGTTGCTG TTAAACTTCTGGACTGGGGGGAAGAGGGACACAGAACAGAAGCTGAAATAGCATCACTAAGGGCAGCTTTTACTCAAGAAGTTTCAGTGTGGCATAAACTTGACCATCCTAATGTAACCAAG TTCATCGGAGCGACCATGGGAGCTTCTGGTCTAAATATACAAACAGAAAATGGTCATATTGGCATGCCTAGTAATATATGTTGTGTTGTTGTGGAATATCTTCCGGGCGGTGCCTTAAAATCTTACCTTATCAAGAACAGAAGAAAGAAGCTAGCATTTAAAGTTGTAGTGCAGATTGCACTTGATTTGGCCAGAGG GTTAAGTTACCTTCATACTCAGAAGATTGTGCACAGAGATGTCAAGACAGAGAATATGCTGTTGGACAAGACACGTACTGTAAAGATTGCAGACTTTGGGGTTGCACGAGTTGAGGCCTCTAATCCTAATGACATGACGGGGGAGACAGGAACCCTTGGCTATATGGCTCCTGAG GTTCTCAATGGCAACCCCTACAACAGGAAATGCGATGTGTATAGTTTTGGCATATGTTTGTGGGAGATATACTGCTGTGACATGCCATATCCTGATCTCAGTTTCTCAGAAGTGACTTCAGCCGTGGTTCGCCAG AATTTGAGGCCAGAAATACCAAGATGTTGCCCAAGTTCCCTAGCTAATGTGATGAAACGATGCTGGGACGCTAATCCTGATAAGCGACCTGAGATGGATGAGGTAGTATCCATGATAGAGGCTATTGACACATCCAAAGGCGGGGGAATGATCCCTGTTGATCAACAACAGGGCTGTTTCTGTTTCCGGAAGCATCGTGGACCTTGA